One genomic window of Indioceanicola profundi includes the following:
- a CDS encoding LysE family translocator, producing MIHVTALLFGATLGIAVGPIALLIANTGLRHGAWAGIRAGLGAATADFLYALVAFSAGTALAPLLAANRSAIEAGAALLLVVFGLWMLYGALTAPAPRVDGARPPPGRPYLTTLSLTIVNPLTVLLFMGFTAHLPADPATPTIILAAACLFLGSLAVQMLFALGGAGLAKVLKDAAWIRRLNIVSAFGIVAFGVAGLL from the coding sequence ATGATCCATGTCACAGCCCTTCTATTCGGGGCCACCCTCGGCATCGCCGTAGGGCCGATCGCTCTGCTGATCGCGAATACCGGGCTACGGCATGGGGCCTGGGCAGGAATCCGGGCCGGGCTGGGCGCGGCCACGGCCGATTTCCTCTACGCCCTCGTAGCCTTCTCCGCGGGTACGGCGCTGGCTCCCCTTCTAGCGGCCAACCGGTCGGCGATCGAGGCCGGAGCCGCCCTGCTGCTGGTCGTTTTCGGCCTGTGGATGCTGTATGGAGCGCTGACGGCACCCGCCCCGAGGGTCGACGGGGCAAGGCCGCCGCCCGGCCGCCCCTACCTGACAACCTTGTCGCTGACCATCGTGAACCCGCTGACGGTGCTGCTCTTCATGGGCTTCACCGCGCACCTGCCGGCGGACCCGGCAACGCCCACGATCATCCTGGCCGCCGCCTGTCTGTTCCTGGGCAGCCTCGCGGTTCAGATGCTCTTCGCCCTGGGTGGCGCCGGGCTCGCGAAGGTGCTGAAAGATGCCGCCTGGATACGCCGTCTGAATATCGTCAGCGCATTTGGAATCGTTGCCTTCGGCGTGGCAGGGCTGCTGTAG
- a CDS encoding EF-hand domain-containing protein, protein MSGSEMKHLPLLFLALLLPLSACGGRPSIPPDALRPAPVSLAGERLGPPVRSEAAYRDAAMGWVARVDADGDRRLALAEVQADARRYFATLDLNSDGMVDVRELTQVRLAQREVQRTATGSDEPESVQSPDNLAGEAPRRDQRNGGGRLGAPDPVMAADRNVDFRVTADELAEEAGRRFAALDANGDGFLDQTELSAAVARAWERAPAIMPRQGRGPGR, encoded by the coding sequence ATGTCCGGCTCTGAAATGAAACACCTGCCGCTGCTGTTCCTGGCCCTTCTCCTGCCGCTCTCCGCATGTGGCGGGCGGCCCTCCATTCCCCCGGATGCGCTACGGCCGGCACCGGTCAGCCTGGCCGGGGAACGGCTGGGCCCTCCGGTGCGGAGCGAGGCGGCCTATAGGGACGCGGCCATGGGCTGGGTCGCCCGCGTGGATGCGGATGGGGACAGGCGGTTGGCATTGGCAGAGGTCCAGGCCGATGCGCGACGTTACTTCGCCACTCTGGACCTGAATTCCGATGGCATGGTGGACGTCCGGGAACTCACGCAGGTCCGGCTGGCGCAACGGGAGGTGCAGCGCACGGCGACCGGTTCCGATGAGCCTGAGAGTGTTCAGTCGCCGGACAACCTGGCGGGCGAGGCGCCCAGGCGCGACCAGCGGAACGGTGGCGGCCGGCTCGGCGCGCCGGACCCGGTGATGGCGGCCGACCGCAACGTGGATTTCCGTGTCACCGCCGACGAGCTGGCGGAGGAGGCGGGGCGGAGGTTCGCCGCGCTGGACGCCAATGGCGATGGTTTCCTGGACCAGACTGAATTGTCGGCCGCGGTGGCAAGAGCCTGGGAAAGGGCTCCTGCCATCATGCCGCGCCAGGGCCGTGGCCCCGGACGCTGA
- the hisS gene encoding histidine--tRNA ligase: MSIISPRTPPGTMELLPRRQIAFQRMLDTIRRTYERFGFLPIETPVFEVADVLLSKSGGETEKQVYFVQSTGAIEQGHKPDLALRFDLTVPLARYVAEHERDLAFPFRRYQIQRVYRGERAQKGRYREFYQCDIDVIGKDSLPVAYDAEMPAVIYTIFKELDVGPFQINFNNRKVLLGMFEALGIDDPAKRALVLRQVDKLDKLSREQVTGLLTGDEIGLSADVAEQVLSMIGFAGPAEETLAHLRGLNLSSETFRTGIAELAEVVAALKAFGVPETNWRVNLAIARGLDYYTGTVYETFLTDHPGMGSVCSGGRYENLAGLYTKSKLPGVGISIGLTRLFYVLEQAGIVTDGPSTVQALVTQFDPALLPDYLAIGAELRAAGINTEIQLEPAKPKKQFAYADKAGIRFAIIMGPDEKARGEVTVKDMVTGEQSSIRRADLAAVLKERLNPAV; this comes from the coding sequence ATGTCCATCATCAGCCCCCGCACGCCGCCCGGCACCATGGAACTGCTGCCCCGCCGGCAGATCGCCTTCCAGCGCATGCTGGACACGATCCGCCGCACCTATGAGCGGTTCGGCTTCCTGCCCATCGAGACGCCCGTGTTCGAGGTGGCGGACGTGCTGCTGTCGAAGTCAGGGGGCGAGACGGAGAAGCAGGTCTATTTCGTGCAGAGCACCGGCGCCATCGAGCAGGGGCACAAGCCGGACCTGGCCCTGCGCTTCGACCTGACCGTGCCCCTGGCCCGCTATGTGGCGGAGCATGAGCGCGATCTGGCCTTCCCGTTCCGCCGCTACCAGATCCAGCGGGTCTATCGCGGCGAACGGGCGCAGAAGGGCCGCTATCGCGAATTCTACCAGTGCGACATCGACGTGATCGGCAAGGACAGCCTGCCCGTCGCCTATGATGCGGAGATGCCGGCCGTCATCTACACAATCTTCAAGGAGCTGGATGTCGGCCCCTTCCAGATCAATTTCAACAACCGCAAGGTCCTGCTGGGGATGTTCGAGGCGCTGGGCATCGACGACCCGGCCAAGCGCGCCCTGGTCCTGCGGCAGGTGGACAAGCTGGACAAGCTCAGCCGGGAGCAGGTGACCGGCCTGCTGACAGGGGATGAGATCGGGCTCTCGGCGGATGTTGCCGAACAGGTCCTGTCCATGATCGGATTCGCCGGCCCTGCGGAGGAGACGCTGGCCCATCTGCGTGGGCTGAACCTGTCCAGCGAGACCTTCCGGACCGGCATTGCGGAGTTGGCTGAAGTGGTCGCCGCGCTCAAGGCCTTCGGCGTGCCGGAGACCAACTGGCGGGTCAACCTCGCCATCGCCCGTGGCCTCGACTACTACACCGGCACGGTCTATGAGACCTTCCTGACCGACCATCCCGGCATGGGCTCCGTCTGCTCCGGCGGGCGGTACGAGAATCTGGCGGGGCTCTACACCAAGTCGAAGCTGCCCGGCGTCGGCATCTCCATCGGTCTGACGCGGCTTTTCTACGTGCTGGAGCAGGCCGGGATCGTCACCGACGGACCCAGTACGGTGCAGGCGCTGGTGACCCAGTTCGATCCCGCCCTGCTGCCCGATTATCTCGCCATCGGGGCGGAGCTGCGGGCGGCCGGCATCAACACGGAAATCCAGCTTGAGCCGGCGAAGCCCAAGAAGCAGTTCGCCTACGCCGACAAGGCCGGCATCCGCTTCGCCATCATCATGGGACCGGATGAGAAAGCGCGCGGCGAGGTCACTGTGAAGGACATGGTGACCGGGGAGCAGAGCTCCATCCGTCGCGCCGACCTTGCCGCGGTGCTGAAGGAACGGCTGAATCCGGCTGTCTAG
- a CDS encoding (2Fe-2S)-binding protein: MIRLTVNGEAREIDADPDMPLLWAIRDMLGLTGTKYGCGVAQCGACTVHLDGQPIRSCITPVAAAEGATVTTIEGLGGDHPLQKAWIEAQVPQCGYCQSGQIMSAAALLTETPKPTDAEIDTAMEGNLCRCGTYPRIRSAIKRAAGVA; encoded by the coding sequence ATGATCCGATTGACCGTCAATGGCGAGGCGCGTGAGATCGATGCCGATCCCGACATGCCCCTGCTCTGGGCCATCCGCGACATGCTGGGCCTGACCGGAACCAAATATGGCTGCGGCGTCGCCCAGTGCGGCGCCTGCACGGTGCATCTGGACGGGCAGCCGATCCGGTCCTGCATCACCCCGGTCGCCGCGGCGGAAGGGGCGACGGTCACGACCATCGAGGGGCTGGGCGGCGACCATCCCCTGCAGAAGGCCTGGATTGAGGCGCAGGTGCCGCAGTGCGGCTACTGCCAGTCCGGCCAGATCATGTCCGCCGCGGCACTTCTGACCGAGACGCCGAAGCCGACGGATGCCGAGATCGATACGGCGATGGAGGGGAACCTGTGCCGTTGCGGCACCTATCCCCGCATCCGCAGCGCGATCAAGCGCGCCGCCGGCGTGGCCTGA
- a CDS encoding xanthine dehydrogenase family protein molybdopterin-binding subunit codes for MNHFAPLSRRAILKGIGGLAVAVSLPLPAWAQQQPAPPPTIAAGAGANAAPGMLTAYVVVTPEGKVRVLSPTTEMGQGSQTAHAAAVADELGVDMADVSVETALPADSYRWGGFMSSGGSWGVRRWHPYIRKGAAQAREMLIAAGAARMSVPVSELTLTDGKVTHSVTGKSVGIGELVEDAARLTPPESPTLRDPATFRYVGKGTPRLDLPAKVNGQHVYSLDFKLPGMLYACARFTPVFHGEIVSFDDKAARAVKGVREVVRVPGGVAVLADNSWAAMRGADAIELTQAPSPNTSISSEALSAMMQEGLGAAKAAEAKNVGDIGAAFTKAAKLVEADYEVPYLSHAPMETWSCTALFKDGGLEIWAPTQRQDQAIAGVEKATGVPKDKVTLHTLQIGGGFGRRLVTDDGVPHAAICAKAMPGTPVKFFWRREDEMERGWFRPAQMARLKAALDQDGKVTALHIRTSGPSLAMEFAPDRIKEGELDGSSVQNLADIRYKLPNYRLDYAMRHVPVTVAPWRSVGATQNAFFLECFIDELAAEAGKDPVAFRRELLAGDKRALTVIDTAAEKSGWGKPLPEGRALGIAYFESFGSLSAHVAEVSMENGTPRVHKVTAVLDCGEVVLPDGAKSQMEGGVVQGLSTTLYEAATIAEGQTVEKNFDSYRLLRFPEAPVVDVHFIDSSEALGGVGEPGLPPTAPAVANALSTLTGKRIRTLPIMKALQARA; via the coding sequence ATGAACCATTTCGCGCCCCTGTCCCGCCGCGCCATCCTGAAGGGCATCGGCGGGCTTGCCGTTGCCGTTTCCCTTCCCCTGCCCGCCTGGGCTCAGCAGCAGCCTGCCCCGCCGCCGACCATCGCGGCCGGCGCCGGCGCCAATGCCGCCCCCGGCATGCTGACGGCCTATGTGGTCGTGACGCCCGAGGGCAAGGTCCGGGTCCTGTCCCCCACCACCGAAATGGGCCAGGGCAGCCAGACCGCCCACGCAGCCGCCGTGGCAGACGAGTTGGGCGTGGACATGGCCGACGTGTCGGTCGAGACGGCCCTGCCCGCCGATTCCTACCGCTGGGGCGGTTTCATGAGTTCGGGCGGAAGCTGGGGCGTGCGGCGCTGGCATCCCTATATCCGCAAGGGTGCGGCCCAGGCGCGGGAGATGCTGATCGCGGCGGGTGCTGCGCGGATGTCGGTCCCGGTGTCCGAGCTGACGCTCACCGACGGCAAGGTCACCCACTCGGTCACCGGCAAGTCGGTGGGCATCGGGGAGCTGGTGGAGGATGCGGCCAGGCTGACCCCGCCGGAATCGCCCACCCTGCGCGATCCCGCCACCTTCCGCTATGTGGGCAAGGGCACGCCGCGCCTGGACCTGCCGGCCAAGGTGAACGGCCAGCATGTCTACAGCCTGGACTTCAAGCTGCCCGGCATGCTCTACGCCTGCGCCCGCTTCACGCCCGTGTTCCATGGCGAGATCGTCAGCTTTGACGACAAGGCCGCCCGCGCGGTGAAGGGCGTGCGCGAGGTGGTCCGTGTACCGGGCGGCGTCGCCGTGCTGGCGGACAATAGCTGGGCCGCCATGCGGGGCGCCGACGCCATCGAACTGACCCAGGCCCCCTCTCCCAACACCAGTATTTCCTCCGAAGCGCTGAGCGCGATGATGCAGGAGGGGTTGGGTGCGGCGAAGGCGGCCGAAGCAAAGAATGTGGGCGACATCGGTGCGGCCTTCACCAAGGCCGCCAAGCTGGTGGAAGCGGATTACGAGGTTCCCTATCTCTCCCACGCGCCGATGGAGACCTGGAGCTGCACCGCCCTGTTCAAGGATGGCGGCCTGGAGATCTGGGCCCCGACCCAGCGGCAGGACCAGGCTATAGCCGGAGTCGAGAAGGCCACCGGCGTGCCGAAGGACAAGGTCACGCTCCACACGCTCCAGATCGGCGGCGGATTCGGGCGTCGGCTGGTGACGGATGACGGCGTGCCGCACGCCGCGATCTGCGCCAAGGCGATGCCCGGGACGCCGGTGAAATTCTTCTGGCGGCGCGAGGATGAGATGGAGCGGGGCTGGTTCCGCCCCGCCCAGATGGCGCGCCTGAAGGCGGCGCTGGACCAGGACGGCAAGGTCACTGCCCTGCATATCCGCACCAGCGGCCCGTCCCTGGCCATGGAGTTCGCGCCGGATCGGATCAAAGAGGGGGAACTGGACGGTTCATCCGTCCAGAACCTGGCGGACATCCGCTACAAGCTCCCGAATTACCGGCTGGACTATGCGATGCGGCACGTTCCCGTGACCGTGGCGCCCTGGCGGTCGGTTGGTGCGACGCAGAACGCCTTCTTCCTGGAATGCTTCATTGATGAGCTGGCCGCCGAGGCGGGCAAGGACCCGGTCGCATTCCGGCGGGAGCTGCTGGCCGGCGACAAGCGTGCCCTCACGGTGATCGACACGGCGGCGGAAAAATCCGGTTGGGGCAAGCCCCTGCCGGAGGGCCGGGCGCTGGGCATCGCCTATTTCGAGAGCTTCGGAAGCCTGTCCGCCCATGTGGCGGAGGTCTCGATGGAGAACGGCACCCCGCGCGTCCACAAGGTCACAGCGGTGCTGGATTGCGGCGAGGTGGTGCTGCCCGATGGGGCGAAGAGCCAGATGGAAGGCGGTGTCGTCCAAGGCCTCTCCACCACCCTGTATGAGGCGGCGACCATCGCCGAGGGTCAGACGGTGGAAAAGAACTTCGACAGCTACCGCCTTCTCCGCTTCCCCGAAGCGCCGGTGGTCGATGTCCACTTCATCGATTCCAGCGAAGCGCTCGGCGGCGTCGGGGAGCCCGGCCTGCCGCCCACGGCACCGGCCGTCGCCAATGCCCTGTCCACCCTGACCGGCAAGCGCATCCGCACCCTGCCGATCATGAAGGCATTGCAGGCCCGCGCATAG
- the pyrC gene encoding dihydroorotase, translating to MTEQPQRLTIRRPDDWHLHIRTGAMLRAVLPLSARQLGRAIIMPNLVPPVTTTEKAMAYRAEIQEALGSDARFQPLMTAYMTDGTDPDDIERGFRDGVLTAVKLYPQNATTNSAAGVSDITKVYPVLERMQAIGMPLLMHGEVTDKTVDVFDREAVFVELVLRPLLDRFPTLKIVMEHITTEEGVAIVRQHGPSGRLAATITAHHLMINRSDIFAGGIRPHLYCLPIAKREKHRLALRRAATSGEPWFFLGTDSAPHPIGAKETACGCAGIFTAATAIELYAQVFDQEGALDKLEAFASLNGPRFYGLEPNPDTITLERSGQTVRDVLDVDGSAAVLPFLSGERLDWRMAGE from the coding sequence ATGACCGAACAACCGCAGCGCCTCACTATCCGCCGTCCCGACGACTGGCATCTGCATATCCGCACGGGCGCCATGCTGCGGGCCGTGCTGCCGCTGTCGGCGCGGCAGTTGGGTCGGGCCATCATCATGCCGAACCTCGTCCCGCCGGTGACCACCACCGAAAAGGCCATGGCCTACCGGGCCGAAATCCAGGAGGCGTTGGGATCGGATGCAAGATTCCAGCCCTTGATGACCGCCTATATGACGGACGGCACCGATCCCGACGATATCGAGCGCGGCTTCCGCGACGGCGTGCTGACGGCGGTGAAGCTCTATCCGCAGAACGCCACCACCAACTCCGCCGCCGGTGTCTCGGACATCACGAAGGTCTATCCGGTGCTGGAGCGGATGCAGGCCATTGGCATGCCTCTGCTGATGCATGGGGAGGTCACCGACAAGACCGTGGACGTGTTCGACCGGGAGGCGGTGTTCGTCGAGCTGGTGCTCCGCCCCCTGCTGGACCGCTTCCCCACCCTGAAGATCGTGATGGAGCACATCACGACCGAGGAGGGTGTCGCCATTGTCCGGCAGCACGGGCCGAGCGGGCGGCTGGCCGCCACCATCACGGCGCACCACCTGATGATCAACCGATCCGACATCTTCGCCGGCGGCATCCGCCCGCATCTCTATTGCCTGCCCATCGCCAAGCGGGAGAAGCACCGGCTGGCCCTGCGCCGGGCGGCGACCAGCGGGGAGCCCTGGTTCTTCCTGGGCACGGATTCGGCTCCCCACCCCATCGGGGCGAAGGAGACGGCCTGCGGCTGCGCCGGCATCTTCACCGCCGCGACCGCCATCGAACTCTATGCCCAGGTCTTCGACCAGGAGGGCGCGCTGGACAAGCTGGAAGCCTTCGCCAGTTTGAACGGCCCGCGCTTCTACGGGCTGGAACCGAACCCGGACACCATTACGCTGGAGCGAAGCGGCCAGACCGTGCGCGACGTGCTGGACGTGGACGGCAGCGCCGCCGTCCTGCCCTTCCTATCCGGCGAGCGGCTGGACTGGCGGATGGCGGGGGAGTAA
- a CDS encoding orotate phosphoribosyltransferase — MIDAQTAATQTARILLETKAVHFNAAQPFILTSGRASPVYIDCRKLISFPRARRFLIEAARDQLYRDAGFEAFDAVAGGETAGISYAAWIADALDLPMQYIRKKPKGFGRNAQIEGQLTEGQRVLLVEDLTTDGGSKVNFVSALRQAGAVVEHAWVVFHYGIYPKSKETMDAMGVKLHALATWWDVLRVAREDGGLDARTLDEVEKFLHAPEAWSSANGGKEPGAAG; from the coding sequence ATGATCGACGCCCAGACCGCCGCCACCCAGACCGCCCGCATCCTGCTGGAAACCAAGGCGGTCCACTTCAACGCGGCCCAGCCCTTCATCCTCACGTCGGGCCGCGCCAGCCCGGTTTATATCGACTGCCGCAAGCTGATCAGCTTCCCGCGGGCTCGGCGTTTCCTGATCGAAGCGGCGCGCGACCAGCTTTACCGCGATGCCGGGTTCGAGGCGTTCGACGCCGTGGCGGGCGGCGAGACGGCCGGCATCTCCTATGCCGCCTGGATCGCCGACGCACTCGACCTGCCGATGCAGTATATCCGCAAGAAGCCCAAGGGCTTCGGCCGCAATGCCCAGATTGAGGGCCAATTGACGGAGGGGCAACGGGTGCTGCTGGTGGAGGATCTGACCACCGACGGCGGCAGCAAGGTCAATTTCGTCAGTGCCCTGCGCCAGGCCGGCGCCGTGGTGGAACATGCCTGGGTGGTCTTCCACTACGGCATCTACCCGAAGTCCAAGGAGACGATGGACGCCATGGGCGTGAAGCTGCACGCGCTGGCGACCTGGTGGGACGTGCTGCGCGTCGCCCGGGAGGATGGCGGCCTGGACGCCCGCACCCTGGACGAGGTGGAGAAGTTCCTGCACGCACCGGAAGCCTGGTCCAGCGCCAATGGCGGCAAGGAGCCGGGCGCGGCGGGCTGA
- a CDS encoding methyl-accepting chemotaxis protein, translating into MNTITAGMGGRLKGASGPTAALFASWSVSRKITVAVAGPVIIGLGIVILLSATFMRSSMLDQSVQSQTQVTEMMAAQMSAAVRFKQAMAVSDAYTETANAEGSALSNLKVYDNEGELLDQYPPQDSGQAQIFTDHKIPNTVTDLTATDVGSHLIVSVPVRAGANRDQVGTLTVAWSRDNLESAIWETIFGNLLVALIVLGVLLGLLVFVLHRLVGSPLRTLQTAMTKLADGDLQVAVTGTERGDEIGAMAKSVQVFKDNALEMERLKKAQEERDAQAAEEKRRAMQQLANDFESSVKGVVAELTGAATRVQDTSENLSASAEESRAQTSAVAAATQQASANVQSVATATEQLAGSLAEISNQVNTSARIARDASSTAEKTNGTVQSLAQRAQSIGDVVKLISDIASQTNLLALNATIEAARAGEAGKGFAVVASEVKSLANQTAKATEEIAAQITTMQDATKEAVDAILTISKTIGEINDISEMVAGAVEEQDSATKEIARNVQQASMGTMEVTRNIESLEQVAHETGESANGMLEASRNLSRQSDELRKQVDRFLAQVCSA; encoded by the coding sequence ATGAACACGATCACCGCGGGAATGGGGGGCCGTCTCAAGGGCGCATCGGGGCCGACGGCTGCGTTGTTCGCCAGTTGGTCGGTCAGCCGGAAGATTACAGTTGCCGTCGCCGGTCCCGTGATCATCGGGCTCGGCATCGTCATCCTGCTGAGCGCGACGTTCATGCGCAGTTCGATGCTGGACCAGTCTGTCCAGTCCCAGACCCAGGTGACGGAGATGATGGCGGCCCAGATGTCCGCCGCCGTCCGCTTCAAGCAGGCGATGGCCGTCTCCGACGCCTATACGGAAACCGCCAACGCCGAGGGGAGCGCCCTTTCCAACCTCAAGGTCTATGACAATGAGGGTGAGCTTCTGGACCAGTATCCGCCGCAGGACAGCGGACAGGCCCAGATTTTCACGGATCACAAGATCCCGAACACCGTCACGGACCTGACGGCGACGGATGTGGGCTCCCACCTCATCGTCTCCGTGCCTGTGCGGGCCGGCGCGAACCGCGATCAGGTCGGCACGCTGACCGTGGCCTGGAGCCGCGACAATCTCGAGAGCGCCATCTGGGAAACGATCTTCGGCAACCTGCTGGTGGCGCTGATCGTTCTTGGCGTCCTGCTGGGTCTGTTGGTCTTCGTTCTGCACCGCCTTGTCGGTTCGCCCCTGCGCACGCTGCAGACCGCCATGACCAAGCTGGCCGACGGTGATCTGCAGGTCGCAGTGACCGGAACCGAGCGCGGTGACGAGATCGGCGCCATGGCCAAGTCGGTGCAGGTGTTCAAGGACAATGCGCTGGAAATGGAGCGCCTGAAGAAGGCGCAGGAGGAGCGTGATGCCCAGGCGGCGGAGGAGAAGCGCCGGGCCATGCAGCAGCTCGCCAACGACTTCGAGTCCTCGGTCAAGGGCGTGGTGGCGGAGCTGACCGGTGCCGCGACCCGTGTCCAGGACACGTCCGAAAACCTCTCCGCCTCTGCCGAGGAAAGCCGCGCCCAGACCAGTGCCGTCGCCGCGGCGACCCAGCAGGCCAGCGCCAACGTCCAGTCTGTCGCAACCGCGACCGAGCAGCTTGCCGGCTCGCTGGCGGAGATCAGCAATCAGGTCAACACCTCCGCCCGCATCGCTCGCGATGCCTCCTCCACGGCAGAGAAGACCAACGGCACCGTCCAGTCGCTGGCGCAGCGTGCCCAGTCGATCGGCGATGTGGTCAAGCTGATCTCCGACATTGCGAGCCAGACCAACCTGCTGGCCCTGAACGCCACCATCGAGGCTGCCCGCGCCGGTGAGGCCGGCAAGGGCTTTGCGGTCGTCGCCTCCGAGGTGAAGAGCCTGGCCAACCAGACGGCCAAGGCGACGGAGGAGATCGCGGCGCAGATCACCACCATGCAGGACGCCACCAAGGAAGCGGTGGATGCCATCCTGACCATCTCCAAGACCATCGGGGAGATCAACGACATCTCCGAGATGGTCGCGGGTGCGGTGGAGGAGCAGGACAGCGCGACCAAGGAAATCGCGCGCAACGTCCAGCAGGCCTCCATGGGCACCATGGAGGTGACCCGCAACATTGAAAGCCTGGAGCAGGTCGCCCACGAGACGGGCGAGTCCGCCAATGGCATGCTGGAAGCGTCCCGCAACCTGTCCCGCCAGTCGGACGAGCTGCGCAAGCAGGTGGATCGCTTCCTGGCGCAGGTCTGCTCCGCCTGA
- a CDS encoding serine hydrolase domain-containing protein, translated as MRRFLPAAFGVAVLLSAAGLILWLRTEPGTAPEPVSGQPVRIDLTEPEPIAPPPAPAGPATVEVPGTAGRIMPVAAPESAVLTAEGERLVLDFARRTGTEALLIWQGGALQLEFYGAATQPFDRLDGRGLQAGLLTLLAGQAVRDGYIPSLEDPVVRWIGEWKDDPRGRITLRQLLQGTSGLDLPAGEPVMDDTLARTLSAPLAAAPETRFAPNLMEMQVLGLVLARAAGQPLPTYLSERLWQPLGARTAEMRLGADGTPVLTCCFAATPRDWLRIGLLLLEGGAVAGQPLVSTPWVDDVQRPTPWSRNDGTRVRLAWPFDPKGPLQASAAFREPDTVFLTGDGGQRIYVARGADLVILRLGAEVERWDEAELPNLVARHLEVQQARPRKAGGDLSGIELPPITTPPPIPSVEAVPLDAPAAE; from the coding sequence ATGAGGCGCTTCCTGCCTGCCGCATTCGGAGTCGCCGTGCTGTTGAGCGCTGCTGGCCTGATCCTCTGGCTGCGTACGGAGCCTGGAACAGCCCCGGAGCCCGTATCCGGCCAGCCGGTCCGCATCGACCTGACCGAGCCTGAGCCGATCGCTCCGCCGCCAGCGCCCGCCGGGCCGGCGACAGTGGAGGTGCCCGGGACCGCCGGACGCATCATGCCCGTCGCCGCTCCCGAAAGCGCGGTCCTCACCGCAGAAGGGGAACGGCTGGTGCTGGATTTCGCCCGTCGCACCGGGACGGAGGCGCTGCTGATCTGGCAGGGCGGGGCGTTGCAGCTGGAGTTCTACGGGGCAGCGACTCAGCCTTTCGACCGGCTGGACGGGCGCGGGCTGCAGGCCGGGCTTCTGACGTTGCTGGCCGGACAGGCCGTGCGTGATGGATACATTCCCTCGCTCGAGGACCCGGTGGTCCGTTGGATCGGGGAATGGAAGGACGACCCGCGGGGCCGGATTACCCTGCGCCAGCTCCTGCAGGGCACCAGCGGGCTGGATCTGCCTGCCGGCGAACCGGTCATGGACGATACTTTGGCCCGGACCCTGTCAGCGCCGCTGGCGGCCGCGCCGGAGACCCGGTTCGCACCAAACCTCATGGAAATGCAGGTTCTGGGACTGGTCCTGGCCCGTGCCGCGGGTCAACCTCTTCCGACCTATCTGTCGGAGCGGCTGTGGCAGCCGCTGGGAGCGCGCACGGCGGAGATGCGACTGGGGGCGGACGGCACTCCTGTGCTGACCTGCTGCTTCGCAGCAACTCCGCGCGATTGGTTGCGTATCGGTCTTCTGCTTCTGGAAGGGGGAGCGGTCGCGGGGCAGCCGCTCGTGTCCACTCCTTGGGTGGACGATGTGCAGCGGCCCACGCCGTGGTCCAGGAACGACGGAACCCGCGTCCGCCTGGCATGGCCATTCGATCCCAAGGGGCCGTTGCAGGCCAGCGCCGCCTTCCGGGAGCCCGATACGGTGTTCCTGACAGGCGATGGGGGGCAGCGGATCTATGTGGCGCGCGGGGCCGATCTGGTGATTTTGCGCCTGGGCGCCGAGGTCGAACGATGGGACGAGGCGGAGCTTCCGAATCTGGTCGCCCGTCATCTGGAGGTGCAGCAGGCGAGGCCCCGCAAGGCAGGAGGCGATCTGTCTGGAATTGAGCTTCCGCCCATCACCACGCCGCCGCCCATTCCGTCGGTAGAGGCCGTGCCCCTGGACGCGCCCGCCGCCGAATAG
- a CDS encoding RT0821/Lpp0805 family surface protein, with translation MSRTASIRSFKNLMPQIRPVLTGLVLAGLLAGCATKEPPAPPAPPVPTVVQTDIILTPPDEQALKVAMDQLFLVQPNRTVPWISPETGLAGAVKVLRDGFDDENRPCREFHSVITRGNLYKHSIGFLCKQSAGGWEVVDVQTYPLYRHGEV, from the coding sequence ATGAGCCGCACCGCATCCATCCGGTCCTTCAAAAATTTGATGCCGCAGATCAGGCCGGTCCTGACCGGACTTGTCCTGGCGGGTCTTCTGGCGGGGTGTGCCACAAAGGAGCCGCCGGCGCCGCCGGCTCCGCCCGTGCCTACGGTGGTCCAGACGGACATCATCCTCACGCCGCCGGACGAGCAGGCGCTGAAGGTTGCCATGGACCAGCTTTTCCTCGTTCAGCCCAACCGCACCGTTCCGTGGATCAGCCCGGAAACCGGTCTGGCCGGAGCGGTGAAGGTGCTTCGCGACGGGTTCGACGACGAGAATCGGCCCTGCCGGGAATTCCACTCCGTCATCACCCGCGGGAATCTTTACAAGCACTCGATCGGCTTTCTCTGCAAACAGTCCGCCGGCGGGTGGGAGGTGGTGGACGTGCAGACCTACCCGCTGTACCGGCACGGCGAAGTGTGA